The following are encoded in a window of Perca fluviatilis chromosome 21, GENO_Pfluv_1.0, whole genome shotgun sequence genomic DNA:
- the pde6c gene encoding cone cGMP-specific 3',5'-cyclic phosphodiesterase subunit alpha' isoform X1, protein MADKDSVEKYLENNPQFAKEYFDKKLRAEALTAAFSATVDVKDTASFKDVNSVQESAIIFELVQEMQKQGDMEESLHKVLQRVALILQADRISFYLCRARNGIPELASCLFDVTPTSKYEVNRVHPQAEIVFPLDMGIVGFTAHSKKPQNVPDVSKNQKFCDFVDKQTGYKTKCMLTFPLVTDKDCLGVCMALNKIGADAFTDQDVLLFHKYMNFAQVIALQHYTNYMFNVESRRSQVLLWSASKVFEELTDIERQFHKALYTVRIYLNCERYSVGLLDMTKEKEFYDEWPVKLGDVEPYKGPKTPDGREVIFYKIIDYLLEAKEEIKVIPGPPADHWALVSGLPTYVAENGFICNMMNVAADDFFTFQKEAVDDTGFVIKNVLSLPIVNKKEEIVGIATFFNRKDGKPFDEHDEQITEALTQFLGWSVLVCDTYDRLNRVEYRREIAQEMLLYQTKCTKDELQSILNTNEKFDADPEDCDPKEMYKLLRATCPPADNINGENLYLFSFSDFPVSEFDLIKAGIRMFFELGVVEKFKVPPETLTSWMYTVRKGYRSITYHNWRHGFNVGHTMFCLLQTGRLRKYYSDLDAFAMVAAAFCHDIDHRGTNNLYQTKSAHPLAKLHGSSIMERHHLEYSKTLMGEEALNIFCNLQKRQFEHVQHLFDVCIIATDLALYFKKRTMFQNIVNATEPMPEEKQAIEYISNNPIRKEIVMAMMMTGCDLSAITKPWEVQSKVALMVAAEFWEQGDLERSVLDQQPIPMMDRNCAEQLPKMQCGFIDFVCSFVYKEFSRFHKEIQPMFDGLNNNRAHWNEKAEVYNAKLKAIEDQKKKLEEDEAKKAGDGKSQSKTCTIC, encoded by the exons ATGGCAGACAAGGATAGCGTGGAGAAATACCTGGAGAACAACCCGCAGTTCGCCAAAGAATACTTTGATAAGAAGTTGCGCGCCGAAGCGCTGACCGCCGCCTTTTCTGCAACTGTTGACGTCAAAGACACCGCTTCCTTCAAGGATGTTAACTCTGTGCAAGAATCTGCCATTATCTTCGAGCTGGTCCAGGAGATGCAGAAACAGGGAGATATGGAGGAGTCCCTTCACAAAGTGTTGCAGAGAGTTGCCCTGATCTTACAGGCCGACCGGATCAGTTTTTACTTATGCAGGGCGAGAAACGGAATACCTGAGCTCGCCAGTTGTCTCTTTGACGTGACTCCAACATCCAAATACGAGGTGAACAGGGTTCATCCGCAGGCTGAGATTGTGTTCCCTCTCGATATGGGTATCGTCGGTTTCACTGCACATTCCAAAAAGCCACAAAACGTTCCTGACGTCTCAAAG AATCAAAAGTTCTGTGACTTTGTGGACAAACAGACTGGATACAAGACTAAATGCATGCTCACTTTCCCTCTGGTCACTGACAAAGATTGCCTTGGAGTCTGCATGGCACTAAACAAAATAGGAGCTGACGCGTTCACTGATCAGGATGTGCTT CTCTTCCACAAGTACATGAACTTTGCCCAAGTCATCGCCCTGCAGCATTACACAAACTACATGTTCAATGTGGAGTCCAGAAGGAGTCAG GTGCTGCTGTGGTCGGCCAGTAAAGTGTTTGAGGAGTTGACAGACATTGAGAGACAGTTTCACAAAGCGCTCTACACTGTAAGGATCTATCTAAATTGCGAACGATACTCAGTGGGCCTGCTGGACATGACCAAAGAGAAG gAATTCTATGATGAATGGCCGGTGAAACTGGGAGATGTGGAACCCTATAAAGGACCAAAAACACCAGACGGCAGG GAAGTCATCTTTTACAAGATCATTGACTACCTCCTGGAAGCCAAAGAAGAAATCAAAGTCATACC TGGTCCGCCTGCAGATCACTGGGCTCTAGTTAGCGGCCTACCGACCTACGTTGCAGAGAATGGCTTT ATCTGCAACATGATGAACGTGGCTGCAGATGATTTCTTCACGTTCCAG AAAGAGGCTGTGGATGACACAGGTTTTGTCATCAAGAACGTCTTGTCGCTGCCCATTGTCAACAAGAAGGAAGAAATTGTGGGCATCGCCACCTTCTTCAACCGGAAAGACGGCAAGCCATTTGATGAACACGATGAACAGATCACTGAG GCCCTAACTCAGTTCTTGGGTTGGTCAGTGCTGGTCTGCGACACCTATGACAGGCTGAACCGTGTGGAGTACAGGAGAGAAATCGCCCAGGAGATGCTCTTGTACCAGACCAAGTGCACCAAAGATGAGCTGCAGTCCATTCTG AACACCAATGAGAAGTTTGATGCAGACCCCGAAGACTGCGACCCGAAAGAAATGTACAAACTGTTG agAGCAACCTGCCCGCCAGCTGACAACATCAACGGAGAGAATCTGTACCTGTTCTCCTTCAGTGACTTCCCCGTATCAGAGTTCGACCTCATCAAAGCCGGCATTCGCATGTTCTTTGAGCTCGGAGTTGTTGAAAAGTTTAAAGTTCCTCCAGAG acaTTGACCAGTTGGATGTACACCGTGAGGAAGGGTTACCGTTCCATCACCTACCACAACTGGAGGCACGGCTTCAACGTAGGCCACACCATGTTCTGCCTTCTGCAG ACAGGGAGGCTGAGGAAGTACTACTCCGATCTAGATGCCTTTGCCATGGTAGCTGCTGCTTTCTGCCACGATATTGACCACAGAGGGACCAACAACCTCTACCAGACAAA gagTGCACATCCTCTAGCTAAACTTCATGGCTCTTCCATCATGGAGAGACACCATTTGGAGTACAGCAAGACGTTAATGGGTGAAGAG GCACTGAACATCTTCTGCAACCTCCAGAAGCGTCAGTTTGAGCATGTGCAGCACTTGTTTGATGTCTGCATCATCGCCACTGATCTGGCCCTTTACTTCAA AAAGAGAACCATGTTCCAAAACATTGTGAATGCCACAGAGCCGATGCcagaagaaaagcaggccaTTGAATATATTTCCAACAACCCCATCAGGAAGGAAATCGTGAT GGCCATGATGATGACAGGTTGTGACTTGTCAGCTATCACCAAACCCTGGGAAGTACAGAGCAAG GTGGCTCTGATGGTTGCTGCTGAATTCTGGGAACAGGGAGATTTGGAGAGATCTGTTTTGGACCAACAACCAATT cccATGATGGACAGAAACTGTGCCGAACAACTACCCAAGATGCAGTGTGGTTTCATCGACTTTGTGTGCTCATTTGTGTACAAG